A part of Setaria viridis chromosome 8, Setaria_viridis_v4.0, whole genome shotgun sequence genomic DNA contains:
- the LOC117834281 gene encoding F-box protein At5g07610, with protein MPWQTRFSDLHDDLAAAVLARLPLRHVARARLVCRWWRALTTDHRFLRDTASRRAVGFFLNDQSCIRADYRAFPFPNKIDDGSAAAEEDRPAPDLSFVPNAAVSTDPPSGGAGSVHVCSSCNGLLLLVCRTPHLPAAHYVCNPLTRQLAPIPQPNGIPNLAFDPAVLLHYKVVVLGDTYAIDVYSSETRSWRTALHPERSLFSGLRSMRGVFWNGSMVWTVGHSLIQFVLQGEHLRTIPMPPKRKEGWICAYIGESDGHLQMIGYTKKEKLTACFEILEMNSDQSEWSLLYRVDLSRVKELHPEIEWPTWDTRRDEHKVIDYLALSPVCVIRGTREAGKDGVLIFSIPGKIMLYDMKDQGISVTREARSPYNLELEHPWYYFFAYSPSLFTL; from the coding sequence ATGCCCTGGCAGACGCGCTTCTCCGACCTCCACgatgacctcgccgccgccgtcctcgcccgcctccccctccgccacGTCGCCCGCGCGAGGCTCGTGTGCAGGTGGTGGCGCGCCCTCACCACCGAccaccgcttcctccgcgaCACCGCGTCCCGGCGCGCCGTCGGGTTCTTCCTCAACGACCAGTCCTGCATCCGCGCCGATTACCGCGCCTTCCCCTTCCCCAATAAAATCGACGACGGAtcggccgccgcggaggaggaccGCCCCGCCCCCGACCTCTCCTTCGTCCCCAACGCCGCCGTATCCACGGACCCAccaagcggcggcgccggcagcgtcCACGTCTGCAGCTCCTGCAACGGGCTCCTCCTGCTCGTCTGCCGCACGCCCCACCTCCCGGCAGCGCACTACGTCTGCAACCCGCTGACCAGGCAGCTCGCCCCGATCCCGCAGCCAAATGGGATCCCCAACCTCGCCTTCGACCCCGCCGTCTTGCTGCACTACAAGGTGGTCGTGCTCGGGGACACGTACGCCATCGATGTCTACTCCTCCGAAACACGGTCCTGGCGAACGGCCCTCCATCCGGAGCGCTCCCTCTTCTCCGGGCTCCGATCCATGCGCGGGGTCTTCTGGAACGGCTCGATGGTGTGGACGGTGGGGCATTCCCTGATCCAATTTGTTCTCCAAGGGGAACATCTGAGGACGATACCGATGCCGCCGAAGAGGAAGGAAGGGTGGATCTGCGCGTACATTGGGGAGTCGGATGGGCATCTTCAGATGATTGGTTACACCAAGAAGGAGAAGCTCACTGCTTGCTTCGAAATCCTAGAGATGAACAGTGATCAGTCTGAATGGTCACTTCTGTATCGTGTTGATCTCAGTCGGGTGAAAGAACTGCATCCTGAGATCGAATGGCCGACATGGGACACCCGCAGGGATGAGCACAAGGTGATCGACTACCTCGCGCTTTCGCCTGTCTGTGTCATCAGAGGAACCAGGGAGGCTGGGAAGGACGGGGTGTTGATTTTCAGCATACCAGGAAAGATCATGTTGTACGACATGAAGGACCAGGGGATTTCAGTGACCAGGGAAGCGCGCTCGCCGTACAACTTGGAGTTGGAGCATCCTTGGTATTACTTCTTTGCTTACAGTCCTAGCTTGTTTACTCTGTAA